In a single window of the Littorina saxatilis isolate snail1 linkage group LG3, US_GU_Lsax_2.0, whole genome shotgun sequence genome:
- the LOC138960950 gene encoding uncharacterized protein, which yields MPVPTTEAPVPTIEAPVPATEAPVPTTEAPVPTTEAPVPTTEAPVPTTEAPVPTTEAPVPTTEAPVPTTEAPVPTTEAPVPTTEAPVPTTEAPVPTTEAPVPTTEAVVPTTEAPVPTTETPVPTTEAPVPTTEAPVPTTEAPVPTTEAPVQTAEAQVPITPVQLPALDGLIPASGPPPEGCLRGVFDCPPDMLGSFPACGDCSMYVTCAFDSFSRINQCPTGLMFDVRIGGCQLAMLAVTGCRPTLPINPGAEFFTDPPLPFRSTEGTIFPTPVTPTIEAVFFTPPWTTLPATQAPAVTAAPALITKAPEAPIKTITTEAPVPATEAPVPVTEAPVPTTKAPVPVTEAPVPVTEAPVPVTETPVPTTEAPVPTTEAPVPTTEAPVQTTEAQVPITPVQLPALDGLIPASGPPPEGSE from the exons ATGCCAGTACCTACAACCGAGGCCCCAGTACCTACAATCGAGGCACCAGTACCTGCAACCGAGGCACCAGTACCTACAACCGAGGCACCAGTACCTACAACCGAGGCACCAGTACCTACAACCGAGGCACCAGTACCAACAACCGAGGCACCAGTACCTACAACCGAAGCACCAGTACCTACAACCGAGGCACCAGTACCTACAACAGAAGCACCAGTACCAACAACCGAGGCACCTGTACCAACAACCGAAGCACCAGTACCTACAACCGAAGCACCAGTACCTACAACCGAAGCACCAGTACCAACAACCGAGGCAGTAGTTCCTACAACCGAGGCACCAGTACCTACAACCGAAACACCAGTACCTACAACAGAAGCACCAGTACCTACAACCGAGGCACCAGTTCCTACAACCGAGGCGCCAGTTCCTACAACCGAGGCACCAGTACAAACCGCTGAGGCACAAGTACCCATTACACCAGTACAACTGCCTGCGCTCGATGGACTAATTCCAGCTTCAGGGCCGCCCCCGGAAGGCTGTCTGAGGGGTGTGTTCGACTGCCCGCCTGACATGCTTGGATCGTTCCCAGCGTGTGGTGACTGCTCCATGTACGTCACCTGCGCCTTTGACAGTTTCAGCCGGATTAACCAATGTCCGACTGGGCTGATGTTTGACGTTCGTATCGGAGGCTGTCAGCTGGCCATGTTGGCCGTGACGGGTTGCAG ACCAACATTGCCAATCAACCCCGGTGCAGAGTTCTTTACAGATCCCCCATTGCCATTCAGGTCGACGGAAGGTACCATATTCCCCACACCTGTCACGCCTACCATCGAGGCTGTCTTTTTCACACCACCATggacaactttacctgcaactCAGGCACCCGCTGTAACGGCGGCACCAGCGCTTATTACGAAAGCACCAGAGGCTCCGATTAAAACAATTACCACAGAGGCACCCGTACCTGCAACCGAGGCACCAGTACCAGTAACCGAAGCACCAGTACCTACAACCAAGGCACCAGTACCAGTAACCGAGGCACCAGTACCAGTAACCGAGGCACCAGTACCAGTAACCGAGACACCAGTACCTACAACCGAGGCACCAGTACCTACAACCGAGGCACCAGTACCTACAACCGAGGCACCAGTACAAACCACTGAGGCACAAGTACCCATTACACCAGTACAACTGCCTGCGCTCGATGGACTAATTCCAGCTTCAGGGCCGCCCCCGGAAGGGTCTGAGTAA